In the Brassica napus cultivar Da-Ae chromosome A7, Da-Ae, whole genome shotgun sequence genome, one interval contains:
- the LOC106353325 gene encoding cysteine-tryptophan domain-containing zinc finger protein 7, with amino-acid sequence MEESELEEGEACSYNLTNDFGSSFDPDNDLSYIDHKLQNILGHFQKDFEGDFSAENLGAKFGGYGSFLPTYQRSPLWSYPKAPAKPQSSAGTRSPNILPGESQSGNAASSSLPKKANSELASSRIPKKSMKSKKPNSSSRHESATEKPGVFSKQNSLKLRIKMGADSLPAEKNAAAIYSGLGLDVSPNSVSGSEGMSGEPQGYSPLESPANILNVMTSLPVDPGQLLSPLSNDLIRFIEREKPEKGYKRTSPSRLFIESSSAMANRLEPQKAGEDPSVEKKRKMLERNNLSAEASVRSKKGLLDGNDVSVKKPTETNTSYPSATEKETASSKLFDASKENYNGSLKGEMEVGEYKGSKALEPPHHENPKTSSAGSVRGDKKNRFGDDDASGRSRKEYKGSQAPELAKKETEASKLKSGHKEHSSRKQKSDQTEREPQSSSKFSKQKSSVVNETKMNGQAEKKEVAALKPHNGGKKAEDTYKDFFGDMEDSEEEEEPPTLEDTPEKSRVPVTESQNVGPGPSVGKLGSDPSLPKANPVVIEEHWVACDKCGQWRLLPFGPVPKLPEKWMCTMLDWLPGANYCDVPEDETTKAVYAMYQIPAPDSQAPVQSGLKPQFNQGEDNTKKKRKGFKKLDNGMVKEGSRTAETSKKSILTSARNGTMHNSHGLSDFADEERQKHKQKERGKAVDHHSDHDSRSLKMNNKRNAERESSMLAKKMKIESFLFPDEGGASDSGVPVASADKKHKPRVSSKMPKEEGGGASDTGNSNSTGGSKKRKLKESHGSPRVYREKENHERKKARVLKEGKEPSFSHGSGKSEKKNKSHSRREYGHVAATSSSSHKPRNSSHEVKSSPVESVSSSPMRKKKVESHDTDFLAASSMRRFSDGEGDGGSDRSQTRRKNKHGSRESPVLDVCDNKGSLKAKVRAEPSLDANLENGGHKDHIHRRSNDSLAKKSGKGSSSRDGPRHIEKKINDGSSPDMVVKPNIPKPYDVERVSERSNRADLTSPARPPSRGDSSRKKVEKCGTSAGNNSIQADDVTKATAQVRRRNEPSPSPLRKEVTSVQAAHGILKEAKDLKHTADRLKSSISNLEFIELYFQACLKFLHGAFLLETSSNESARQGETMIHSTSIYSSTANLCGFCAREYEKSKEMGAAALAYKCMEAGYMRVLNSSYTSANRYRNELQTSLQIVPPGESPSSSASDVDNVNNPAAVDRVGNSRCTSSPLVAGNHVISAQNRSNILRIIQFAQNVNLAMDASRKSRVALAASIENLGEDQQQGEGVLSIKSTLDYNFQDLEGLLRLVKLAMQANNR; translated from the exons ATGGAGGAGTCTGAGCTTGAAGAAGGAGAGGCTTGCTCTTACAATCTCACTAACGATTTTGGTTCTAGCTTCGACCCTGACAACGATCTCTCTTACATT GACCACAAGCTTCAAAACATACTTGGACATTTCCAGAAAGACTTCGAGGGCGATTTTTCTGCTGAGAATCTTG GGGCGAAATTTGGTGGCTATGGCTCTTTCTTGCCAACTTATCAACGTTCCCCTCTTTGGTCTTATCCAAAGGCACCTGCAAAACCTCAGAGCTCTGCAGGGACTAGATCTCCTAACATCTTACCAGGGGAG TCCCAGAGTGGTAATGCAGCTTCTTCTAGCCTTCCTAAAAAGGCAAATTCTGAGCTTGCTTCCTCTAGAATCCCCAAAAAATCAATGAAATCCAAGAAACCCAACTCCAGTTCCAGACATGAATCTGCAACCGAGAAGCCTGGGGTCTTCAGTAAACAAAACTCCCTGAAGCTTCGGATAAAGATGGGAGCAGATAGTTTACCTGCTGAAAAGAATGCTGCTGCGATATACAGTGGCCTCGGACTTGATGTGTCGCCTAATAGTGTTTCTGGTAGTGAAGGGATGTCTGGAGAACCTCAAGGTTATTCTCCGTTGGAGTCTCCCGCCAATATTCTTAAT GTTATGACTTCTCTTCCTGTGGATCCTGGTCAGTTGCTATCTCCACTCTCTAATGACCTGATTCGGTTCATCGAGAGGGAAAAACCCGAGAAGGGATATAAGCGTACATCTCCATCCAGGCTTTTCATTGAGAGTTCTTCTGCTATGGCAAACCGTCTGGAACCTCAAAAGGCTGGAGAGGAtccatcagtggagaagaaaagaaagatgcTGGAGAGGAACAACTTGTCTGCAGAGGCAAGTGTCCGCAGTAAGAAGGGTCTACTTGATGGAAATGATGTCTCCGTCAAGAAGCCAACGGAAACAAACACATCATATCCTTCTGCTACGGAGAAAGAAACCGCCAGTAGTAAATTATTTGACGCATCCAAAGAAAATTACAATGGCAGTCTTAAGGGAGAAATGGAGGTAGGAGAATACAAAGGAAGCAAAGCTCTTGAGCCGCCGCATCATGAGAATCCAAAGACTAGTTCAGCTGGAAGTGTTCGGGGAGATAAGAAGAATAgatttggtgatgatgatgcttCAGGACGCTCGAGGAAAGAATACAAAGGAAGCCAAGCTCCTGAGTTAGCCAAAAAGGAAACAGAAGCGTCAAAGCTGAAAAGTGGTCATAAAGAACATTCGTCGAGAAAACAGAAGTCTGATCAGACAGAACGGGAGCCACAGTCTTCATCGAAGTTTAGTAAACAGAAAAGCTCTGTTGTCAATGAAACAAAGATGAATGGTCAAGCTGAGAAGAAGGAAGTGGCAGCCTTGAAACCACATAATGGTGGCAAAAAAGCTGAGGACACTTACAAAGACTTTTTTGGAGACATGGAGGACTCTGAGGAGGAAGAGGAACCTCCGACCTTAGAAGATACGCCGGAAAAGTCTCGAGTCCCAGTGACAGAATCTCAGAATGTTGGTCCTGGACCCTCAGTGGGCAAACTTGGTAGTGATCCTTCTCTTCCTAAAGCGAATCCCGTGGTCATAGAAGAACATTGGGTTGCTTGTGACAAGTGTGGACAGTGGCGGCTTCTTCCTTTTGGCCCCGTCCCCAAACTTCCGGAGAAATGGATGTGCACGATGCTTGATTGgct CCCTGGTGCGAACTATTGCGATGTTCCTGAAGATGAAACAACGAAAGCTGTGTATGCGATGTATCAGATTCCTGCACCTGACAGCCAGGCTCCAGTGCAGAGTGGTCTTAAACCTCAGTTTAATCAGGGAGAGGACAACACCAAAAAGAAGAGGAAGGGTTTTAAAAAGTTAGACAACGGAATGGTCAAAGAAGGTTCTCGGACTGCAGAGACGAGCAAGAAGAGTATCCTAACATCAGCAAGAAACGGAACCATGCACAACTCGCATGGACTTAGTGACTTTGCTGACGAAGAGAGACAGAAACATAAACAGAAAGAGAGAGGCAAAGCAGTGGATCACCACTCTGATCATGACTCGAGGAGCTTGAAGATGAATAACAAAAGGAATGCAGAGCGAGAGAGTTCTATGCTGGCCAAGAAAATGAAGATTGAAAGTTTTCTGTTTCCTGATGAAGGAGGAGCCTCAGACAGTGGTGTCCCCGTCGCATCAGCAGATAAAAAGCACAAGCCTCGAGTCTCCTCTAAAATGCCAAAAGAGGAAGGAGGAGGAGCTTCGGACACGGGAAATAGTAATAGCACAGGGGGGAGTAAAAAGAGGAAACTGAAAGAGAGCCATGGTTCTCCTAGGGTGTACCGTGAGAAGGAAAACCATGAACGAAAGAAAGCTCGAGTTCTTAAAGAAGGAAAGGAACCAAGTTTTTCTCATGGAAGTGGAAAAtcggaaaagaaaaacaaaagtcaTTCGAGAAGAGAGTACGGACATGTTGCAGCCACCTCTAGTTCTTCTCATAAACCCAGAAACAGCTCCCACGAAGTTAAATCTTCGCCTGTTGAGTCGGTGTCGTCCTCAcctatgagaaagaagaaagtAGAATCTCATGATACTGACTTCTTGGCAGCAAGTAGTATGAGAAGATTCTCAGATGGTGAAGGTGATGGTGGGAGTGATAGATCGCAAACGCGGAGAAAGAACAAACATGGATCCCGTGAGTCTCCTGTGCTAGATGTTTGTGATAATAAAGGATCTTTGAAAGCTAAAGTGCGCGCTGAACCTTCTCTGGATGCCAATTTAGAAAATGGTGGCCACAAGGATCATATTCATCGACGTAGCAATGATTCTTTGGCGAAGAAGTCAGGAAAAGGTTCATCTTCACGGGATGGTCCGAGACATATTGAAAAGAAGATAAACGATGGTAGTAGTCCAGACATGGTCGTGAAACCAAACATTCCAAAGCCTTATGACGTTGAAAGAGTATCAGAGAGGAGTAACAGAGCAGATCTAACTTCTCCAGCACGGCCACCATCTAGAGGCGATTCCTCCCGTAAGAAAGTCGAAAAATGTGGGACATCAGCTGGGAATAATAGTATCCAAGCTGATGATGTGACGAAGGCAACAGCCCAGGTAAGAAGGAGAAACGAGCCTTCTCCAAGCCCCTTGCGGAAGGAAGTAACATCTGTGCAAGCCGCCCATGGTATTTTGAAAGAAGCTAAAGATCTAAAACATACAGCTGATCGCCTCaag AGTTCTATCTCAAACCTTGAGTTCATTGAGCTTTACTTCCAAGCTTGCCTCAAGTTTCTTCACGGTGCTTTTCTCTTGGAGACGAGCAGTAACGAGAGTGCTAGACAAGGAGAGACAATGATCCACTCTACGAGTATTTATAGCAGCACAGCGAATCTCTGCGG ATTTTGTGCACGTGAGTATGAGAAGTCTAAAGAGATGGGAGCTGCTGCTCTGGCTTACAAATGCATGGAGGCAGGGTATATGAGAGTGCTCAACTCCTCTTACACCAGTGCTAATAGATACCGAAATGAATTGCAGACTTCTTTGCAAATAGTTCCTCCTG GTGagtctccttcctcttctgctTCGGATGTTGATAACGTGAACAATCCAGCAGCTGTAGACAGAGTTGGCAACTCAAGGTGCACCAGCTCTCCTTTAGTTGCCGGGAACCACGTCATTTCAGCGCAAAACCGCTCTAATATCTTACGCATAATTCAATTT GCTCAGAACGTAAATCTGGCAATGGATGCATCGAGGAAATCACGTGTGGCATTGGCAGCTTCTATTGAAAACTTGGGGGAGGACCAACAACAAGGAGAGGGAGTTCTATCCATAAAAAGCACTCTTGATTATAACTTTCAAGACTTGGAAGGGTTGCTACGTCTAGTGAAGCTTGCAATGCAGGCCAATAACCGGTGA